One window of Phycisphaeraceae bacterium genomic DNA carries:
- the recG gene encoding ATP-dependent DNA helicase RecG, producing the protein MEPAPPIDLRTHLSKVPGLNKRDLDSLALLGLTNVGRLIAHLPLRHESLESESAISSLEADRLCATRGEIAATRVARARGRSPARFEAALTDDTGRLDLVWFNQPYLANRLHPGARIRVQGKTKRRGLGLQMVNPIYELIAESGGEPALREARVRPVYPLAEGVHQRHIEKALDLTLDAALPLIEDHLPSSYRAERELPTLADAYRMIHRPATDADVAAAHRRLAYDELLLLQLGVQMRRARLREGLIAPSLRADAKVDEHIRRRIPFTLTDAQNRVVAEIVSDLARPIPTNRLIQGDVGSGKTVIAAYAMLMAVASGHQAAMMVPTEILAEQHFDSLSRMLAGSKVSIAMLTGSTPTSERAAILDALASGTIDLLVGTHALLTDTVRFKSLAVAIIDEQHRFGVHQRARMRAKAEDATSTPHVLVMTATPIPRTLAITIFGDLDVSTIDALPPGRKPVKTALFGRAQRSLVYEQVKRRIDRGEQAFIVVPAIGDTSGEEPESGATTAHALTQELSLPESPLAGVTLATLHGRLPHAERERIMEAFRAGSIQALVATTVIEVGVDIPNATIIAIEDADRFGLAQLHQLRGRVGRGRKPSVCMLIADPVTPEGAERLKALTSTTDGFKLAETDFLLRGPGELFGARQSGSMPLKVADLTRDLDLLSLARHDAASWIKRSPTLSQPGEALLVRRLKLAFGDELGLADVG; encoded by the coding sequence ATGGAGCCCGCGCCCCCAATCGACCTCAGGACACACCTCTCGAAGGTGCCCGGTCTGAACAAGCGCGATCTCGACTCCCTCGCGCTCCTTGGCCTCACCAACGTCGGCCGACTCATCGCGCATCTCCCGCTCCGTCATGAGTCGCTCGAGAGCGAGTCCGCCATCTCCTCCCTCGAAGCCGATCGGCTCTGCGCCACACGAGGGGAGATCGCCGCGACGCGCGTCGCGCGGGCCCGAGGCCGTTCCCCCGCGCGATTCGAGGCCGCGCTCACCGACGACACCGGCCGACTCGATCTCGTCTGGTTCAATCAGCCATACCTCGCCAATCGCCTCCATCCCGGCGCACGCATCCGTGTACAGGGCAAGACCAAGCGCCGGGGACTCGGGCTCCAGATGGTCAATCCCATCTACGAGCTCATCGCCGAATCAGGAGGCGAGCCCGCGCTCCGCGAGGCCCGCGTGCGCCCCGTCTATCCGCTCGCCGAGGGTGTCCATCAACGCCACATCGAGAAGGCCCTCGATCTCACGCTCGACGCCGCACTCCCGCTCATCGAGGATCATCTCCCCTCGTCCTACCGCGCCGAACGCGAACTCCCAACGCTCGCCGACGCCTATCGCATGATCCACCGCCCGGCCACCGACGCCGACGTCGCGGCCGCACATCGCCGCCTCGCCTACGACGAGCTCCTGCTCCTCCAGCTCGGCGTGCAGATGCGCCGCGCTCGCCTCCGCGAGGGGCTTATCGCCCCCTCGCTCCGTGCCGACGCGAAGGTGGACGAGCACATCCGCCGGCGCATCCCCTTCACACTCACCGATGCGCAGAACCGCGTCGTCGCAGAGATCGTCTCCGATCTCGCACGCCCGATCCCTACCAACCGACTCATCCAGGGCGATGTCGGCTCCGGCAAGACCGTGATCGCGGCATACGCCATGCTGATGGCCGTCGCCAGCGGCCACCAGGCCGCGATGATGGTCCCGACTGAGATCCTCGCCGAGCAGCACTTCGACTCACTCTCACGCATGCTCGCCGGCTCGAAGGTCTCGATCGCGATGCTCACCGGGAGCACGCCCACCTCCGAGCGTGCCGCCATACTTGACGCGCTCGCCTCAGGCACGATCGATCTCCTCGTCGGCACGCACGCGCTCCTGACCGACACCGTCCGCTTCAAGTCCCTCGCCGTGGCGATCATCGACGAGCAGCACCGCTTCGGCGTCCACCAGCGAGCCCGGATGCGTGCCAAGGCCGAGGACGCGACCTCGACACCCCACGTTCTCGTGATGACCGCGACGCCCATCCCGCGCACCCTCGCCATCACGATCTTCGGCGACCTCGACGTCTCCACCATCGACGCACTCCCGCCCGGACGCAAGCCCGTCAAGACAGCCCTCTTCGGCCGTGCCCAGCGGTCACTCGTCTACGAGCAGGTCAAGCGTCGCATCGATCGGGGCGAGCAGGCATTCATCGTCGTCCCCGCCATCGGTGACACCTCCGGCGAGGAGCCCGAATCCGGCGCGACCACCGCTCACGCCCTCACGCAGGAACTCTCTCTCCCCGAAAGCCCTCTCGCCGGCGTCACCCTCGCGACCCTCCACGGGCGACTCCCGCATGCCGAGCGCGAGCGCATCATGGAGGCCTTCCGCGCCGGCTCCATCCAGGCGCTCGTCGCCACCACCGTCATCGAGGTCGGCGTCGACATCCCCAACGCCACCATCATCGCGATCGAAGACGCCGACCGCTTCGGCCTCGCTCAGTTGCACCAGCTCCGCGGGCGCGTCGGACGTGGCAGAAAACCCAGCGTCTGCATGCTCATCGCCGACCCGGTCACACCCGAAGGCGCAGAACGCCTCAAGGCGCTCACCTCAACCACCGACGGCTTCAAACTCGCCGAGACCGACTTCCTCCTCCGCGGCCCCGGCGAACTCTTCGGCGCCAGGCAGTCCGGCTCCATGCCCCTCAAGGTCGCCGACCTCACGCGAGACCTCGATCTGCTCTCTCTCGCTCGCCACGACGCCGCATCGTGGATCAAACGCTCTCCGACACTCTCCCAGCCCGGCGAGGCACTGCTGGTCCGGCGCCTCAAACTCGCCTTCGGCGATGAGCTCGGCCTCGCCGATGTTGGCTAG
- a CDS encoding DUF971 domain-containing protein — translation MPPPTSNPNSNSSPNPASNTPTRIDLKKDRGLTLEWPDGTTAYYSIAYLRRMSPSADMKHLRDEMAKNPLTVLPAARSAGPLVALDAELVGNYAIRIRFSDGHSTGIYSWDYLRRIDPAQQPGSSPPPEAPRST, via the coding sequence ATGCCCCCCCCCACGTCGAACCCCAACTCGAACTCCAGCCCCAATCCCGCATCGAACACCCCGACGCGGATCGACCTCAAGAAAGACCGCGGTCTCACCCTCGAATGGCCCGATGGCACCACCGCCTACTACTCCATCGCCTACCTCCGTCGCATGTCCCCCTCCGCGGACATGAAGCACCTCAGGGACGAAATGGCCAAGAACCCTCTCACTGTGCTCCCCGCGGCACGCTCCGCTGGCCCGCTCGTCGCGCTCGACGCCGAACTCGTCGGCAACTACGCCATCCGCATCCGCTTCTCCGACGGCCACTCCACCGGCATCTACTCATGGGACTACCTCCGCCGCATCGATCCCGCCCAGCAGCCCGGCTCATCTCCCCCGCCCGAAGCCCCGCGCTCTACGTGA
- the pyrF gene encoding orotidine-5'-phosphate decarboxylase produces the protein MGAQTSPNRRPFIDLLVEGVDSAGSPICVGLDPVLEKLPERVRAEHWEPAAAIEAFSTGVIDAVAGIAPVVKLQSACYERYGAAGVRVLEHVAAHARSRGMLVLLDAKRGDIGISAEHYAQAAVGLHANAITVSGYLGPSTIEPYLRAGLGVFVLVRTSNPDSDVVQGVELGDGRSVAGMMGEMVAGIGAGWKGERGTLSSVGAVVGATKAADGRMLRERMPDQVFLVPGYGAQGGTAADVRALLRSGLLGAGESGVLVTASRSVIYPAVSEVDGDGMGSGDWKSNVRHAAERLASEIGSITRD, from the coding sequence ATGGGCGCACAGACCAGTCCGAATCGGCGGCCGTTTATCGATCTGCTCGTTGAGGGTGTGGACAGTGCGGGATCACCGATCTGCGTCGGGCTCGATCCTGTTCTTGAGAAACTGCCTGAGCGGGTGCGGGCGGAGCACTGGGAGCCGGCGGCGGCGATCGAGGCCTTCTCGACGGGCGTGATTGATGCGGTGGCAGGGATCGCGCCGGTTGTCAAGCTGCAATCGGCGTGTTACGAGCGGTACGGGGCGGCCGGGGTGCGTGTGCTTGAGCATGTGGCAGCGCACGCCAGATCGCGCGGGATGCTCGTTCTTCTCGACGCGAAACGCGGGGATATCGGGATCAGTGCCGAGCACTACGCGCAGGCCGCAGTCGGCCTGCACGCGAACGCGATCACCGTCAGCGGGTATCTCGGGCCTTCGACGATCGAGCCGTACCTGCGGGCTGGACTCGGCGTCTTTGTGCTGGTGCGGACGAGCAATCCGGACAGCGATGTGGTGCAGGGGGTGGAACTGGGTGATGGTCGGAGTGTTGCTGGGATGATGGGAGAGATGGTGGCGGGGATCGGTGCCGGCTGGAAGGGAGAGCGCGGGACCCTGAGTTCGGTCGGGGCTGTGGTCGGTGCGACCAAGGCCGCTGATGGCCGGATGCTGCGTGAACGCATGCCGGACCAGGTCTTCCTCGTGCCTGGATATGGGGCGCAAGGGGGCACGGCAGCCGATGTCAGGGCTTTGCTCAGGTCGGGACTGCTCGGAGCCGGGGAATCGGGCGTGCTCGTGACGGCGAGTCGGAGCGTGATCTACCCGGCGGTTTCCGAGGTTGACGGTGACGGGATGGGCAGCGGCGATTGGAAATCGAATGTTCGGCACGCGGCAGAACGGCTCGCCAGCGAGATCGGATCGATCACGAGGGACTGA
- a CDS encoding NADH-quinone oxidoreductase subunit I produces the protein MAIRDEDIVHVSNPPLNRVESIYIPEIVKGFGTTMRHFFTSFGQGKTSRTIQYPEQRREHYKPEDGGQEPSNFRGVHRLNRDEQGRVKCVACMMCPTICPARCIHIVAAESPWDDREKYPAKFEIDELRCIFCGMCEEACPVDAIELTPEYDVVGLSRQEMVFDKEKLLSIFDATVGKKPM, from the coding sequence ATGGCCATCCGCGACGAAGACATCGTGCACGTCTCGAACCCACCGCTCAACCGCGTAGAGAGCATCTACATCCCCGAGATCGTCAAGGGCTTCGGGACCACGATGCGGCACTTTTTCACCTCATTCGGCCAGGGAAAGACCAGCCGAACCATCCAGTATCCAGAGCAACGCCGCGAGCACTACAAGCCCGAAGACGGCGGCCAGGAACCCAGCAACTTCCGAGGCGTCCACCGCCTCAATCGCGATGAGCAGGGACGCGTCAAGTGCGTCGCCTGCATGATGTGCCCCACGATCTGCCCCGCACGCTGCATCCACATCGTCGCCGCGGAAAGCCCGTGGGACGACCGCGAGAAGTACCCTGCCAAGTTCGAGATCGACGAGCTCCGCTGCATCTTCTGCGGCATGTGCGAAGAGGCCTGCCCCGTCGACGCCATCGAACTCACCCCCGAGTACGACGTCGTCGGCCTCTCCCGCCAGGAGATGGTCTTCGACAAGGAAAAGCTCCTGAGCATCTTCGACGCCACCGTCGGCAAGAAGCCCATGTGA
- a CDS encoding small basic protein, whose protein sequence is MSLDRSLKTGGKLSSKRSVMKRTERVAKMMTDRKFDPAKDRVLGIPKTLVPKA, encoded by the coding sequence ATGAGTCTTGATCGTTCTCTGAAAACCGGCGGCAAGCTTTCGAGCAAGCGGAGCGTCATGAAGCGCACGGAGCGCGTCGCGAAGATGATGACCGATCGCAAGTTCGATCCGGCGAAGGACCGCGTTCTGGGCATCCCGAAGACGCTGGTTCCGAAGGCCTGA
- a CDS encoding aminotransferase class I/II-fold pyridoxal phosphate-dependent enzyme, with translation MGVDRHIASRARKIDASGIRRVFDLGAKLKDPNNLSIGQPDFPVPESVKDAAVRAIMSDRNGYTQTGGIPELRARITAELASDLGWDVSGPVAGTGDHAAMLVTSGTSGGLMLAFLSLLEPGDEVIVPDPYFVAYPHLATMCGATAVKCDTYPDFKMTAARVAPLITARTKIVLVCSPGNPTGVVMSSEEQRELLELCRSRDVLLISDEIYDLFCFDESRTERDVAGKARCPSAARAPGAWEHVLVVRGFGKTYGVTGWRMGYVAGPRAIVDQIAKMQQYSYVCAPSPAQWGCVEALDQDMSGVVRDYQARRDLVVSRLSEVTEVALPGGAFYAFPRVPERLGISATQFVERCIERNTLVIPGSAFSTRDTHFRLSFATTRTQLERGLDVLVDLMRGSRG, from the coding sequence ATGGGTGTTGATCGGCATATCGCGTCGCGCGCGAGGAAGATCGACGCGTCGGGTATCCGGCGTGTGTTCGACCTTGGCGCGAAGTTGAAGGACCCCAACAACCTATCGATCGGGCAGCCGGACTTTCCGGTGCCTGAGAGCGTGAAGGATGCCGCGGTTCGTGCGATCATGAGTGATCGGAACGGGTACACGCAGACGGGCGGGATACCCGAGCTTCGCGCGCGGATCACGGCCGAGTTGGCGTCGGACCTCGGGTGGGATGTCTCCGGACCGGTGGCCGGGACGGGCGATCACGCGGCGATGCTGGTGACGAGCGGCACCTCGGGCGGTTTGATGCTCGCGTTTCTGTCGCTGCTCGAACCCGGCGACGAGGTGATCGTCCCCGACCCATACTTTGTGGCGTATCCGCACCTGGCGACGATGTGCGGCGCGACGGCGGTGAAGTGCGACACGTATCCGGACTTCAAGATGACGGCAGCGCGGGTCGCGCCGCTGATCACGGCGCGGACGAAGATCGTGCTGGTGTGCTCGCCCGGAAATCCGACGGGCGTGGTGATGAGTTCGGAGGAGCAGCGTGAGCTGCTGGAGTTGTGCCGCTCGCGCGACGTGCTGCTCATCAGCGATGAGATCTATGACCTGTTCTGTTTCGACGAGTCTCGGACGGAGCGTGACGTGGCGGGGAAGGCCCGTTGCCCGAGCGCGGCGCGTGCGCCCGGCGCGTGGGAGCATGTGCTGGTGGTACGCGGGTTCGGCAAGACGTACGGCGTAACGGGATGGCGGATGGGGTATGTCGCGGGGCCGCGTGCGATCGTGGATCAGATCGCGAAGATGCAGCAGTACTCGTATGTCTGTGCGCCATCGCCGGCACAGTGGGGATGTGTCGAGGCGTTGGACCAGGACATGAGCGGCGTGGTGCGAGACTACCAGGCGAGGCGGGATCTCGTGGTGTCGCGTCTGAGCGAGGTGACGGAGGTCGCGCTGCCGGGAGGGGCTTTCTACGCGTTCCCGAGGGTGCCGGAGCGGCTCGGGATCAGCGCGACGCAGTTTGTCGAGCGCTGCATCGAGAGGAACACACTGGTGATTCCCGGGTCGGCGTTCTCGACGCGGGACACACACTTCCGTCTGAGCTTTGCGACGACGAGGACGCAACTGGAGCGAGGGCTGGATGTGCTCGTTGACCTGATGCGGGGCTCGCGCGGCTGA
- the ccsA gene encoding cytochrome c biogenesis protein CcsA has protein sequence MIKLRINTGILAIFLVAITWLPAARSLAQYAPDGNAHPESHAVSEQGASLPSPFGEVPVPSPFDTARKLDLAAKVDLEPLRGLAVFHNGRVKILDTLARETVSAVAGRKNYFDTIYATDADSASKSKPANKSYDPLFTWLDLVIDPAYYLDRPLIHINYLPLRRAFLEAAFPDDARKQERWMKLTRITPVMAQSYGEMLEEAHAFEDPYRDAFGRVRRAMSLVVESRANWYVIAPDAPDLPWHHLSELPTTHPARVAASSLGAAWRAGDADGVNAAARTLAAELPKVNQPLYPTGRAGLELAYNRTNAFEWGYWIYMLSFVSLILAFGTGRKWLIALGVGALIAAVSLHAYGFVLRCMIAERFAIQNQFESMTGLSLFATVVGLAIMLFRRQWLFGAAAAGVGFLVLITATQTGIPGKHIEREAAILNTSVLLKYHVTTVLVSYGLISLGCIISCFYLGVHYARSIGAGLAPTGPEDFTVVAAAALNEADLSANEPKTARERTLKDLDTAQMTVLQLAFWTLGVGILLGGWWADHSWGRWWAFDPKETWALVTWIVYLIVIHLRFTTGRNRGLVTAWLSLIGFIIMLWTYFGVNLLLPGLHAYA, from the coding sequence ATGATCAAGCTCAGGATCAACACCGGCATCCTCGCGATCTTCCTCGTGGCGATCACGTGGCTCCCCGCAGCGCGTTCACTCGCGCAATACGCGCCCGATGGCAACGCCCACCCAGAGTCCCACGCCGTCAGCGAGCAGGGGGCTTCCCTCCCCAGCCCGTTCGGCGAGGTGCCGGTTCCATCCCCGTTCGACACCGCGCGCAAGCTCGATCTCGCAGCAAAGGTTGATCTCGAGCCGCTGCGCGGGCTTGCGGTCTTCCACAACGGCCGCGTGAAGATCCTCGACACGCTCGCGCGAGAAACCGTCAGCGCAGTCGCTGGCCGCAAGAACTACTTCGACACCATCTACGCAACCGATGCCGACTCCGCCTCAAAGAGCAAGCCCGCGAACAAGTCATACGACCCGCTCTTCACCTGGCTCGATCTTGTCATCGATCCCGCGTACTACCTCGATCGCCCGCTGATCCACATCAACTACCTGCCCCTGCGCCGAGCCTTCCTCGAAGCCGCGTTTCCCGACGACGCCCGCAAGCAGGAACGCTGGATGAAGCTCACGCGCATCACACCCGTGATGGCGCAGAGCTACGGCGAGATGCTCGAAGAGGCGCACGCCTTCGAAGATCCCTACCGCGATGCATTCGGACGCGTCCGCCGCGCCATGTCGCTCGTGGTCGAGAGCCGCGCCAACTGGTACGTCATCGCCCCCGATGCCCCCGACCTCCCCTGGCACCACCTCTCGGAACTCCCGACTACCCACCCTGCCCGCGTCGCCGCCTCATCGCTCGGTGCCGCGTGGCGAGCCGGCGATGCCGATGGCGTCAACGCCGCAGCCCGCACGCTTGCCGCCGAACTTCCCAAGGTCAACCAGCCGCTCTATCCGACAGGTCGTGCCGGACTCGAACTCGCCTACAACCGGACAAACGCGTTCGAGTGGGGCTACTGGATCTACATGCTCAGCTTCGTCTCGCTGATCCTCGCCTTCGGCACGGGCCGCAAGTGGCTCATCGCCCTCGGCGTCGGCGCGCTCATCGCCGCCGTCTCGCTCCACGCCTACGGCTTCGTTCTGCGCTGCATGATCGCGGAGCGTTTCGCCATCCAGAACCAGTTTGAGTCCATGACGGGTTTGAGTCTCTTCGCCACCGTCGTCGGACTCGCGATCATGCTCTTTCGTCGTCAGTGGCTCTTCGGCGCCGCAGCTGCGGGTGTCGGTTTCCTCGTGCTCATCACCGCGACTCAGACCGGCATCCCCGGCAAGCACATCGAGCGCGAGGCCGCGATCCTCAACACCTCCGTGCTGCTGAAGTACCACGTCACCACCGTGCTCGTCTCCTACGGGCTGATCTCCCTCGGTTGCATCATCAGTTGCTTCTATCTCGGCGTTCACTACGCCCGCTCGATCGGCGCGGGGCTCGCACCGACGGGACCGGAGGACTTCACCGTCGTCGCCGCAGCGGCACTCAACGAAGCAGACCTCTCGGCAAACGAGCCGAAGACGGCCCGCGAGCGCACCCTCAAGGACCTCGACACCGCCCAGATGACCGTCCTGCAACTCGCGTTCTGGACCCTCGGCGTCGGCATCCTCCTCGGTGGCTGGTGGGCCGACCACTCCTGGGGCCGCTGGTGGGCCTTCGATCCCAAAGAGACCTGGGCCCTTGTCACCTGGATCGTCTACCTCATCGTGATCCACCTGAGGTTCACAACCGGTCGCAACCGCGGGCTCGTGACCGCGTGGCTCTCGCTGATCGGCTTCATCATCATGCTCTGGACGTACTTCGGCGTGAATCTGCTCCTGCCCGGCCTCCACGCCTACGCCTGA
- a CDS encoding amidohydrolase family protein: MNPPASREHAQPLIIIARAAADARGHWSHRTGPIALLLDHTRGRVLSITPASELPPELCRSNIPTIERSDAVLLPGLVNAHTHLDLTDIGPRPHDPANGFMPWIDMVRRERPTDDAAIAAAVRRGISLSLAGGTAAVGDIAGAPRATPSTIPFQTLAESSIASVSYIEFFAIGNGLQRGMEAMTNTALPALGRSVAARYERGEAAVSARFGLQPHAPNTVALAGYQHALEMAGPPRNFPVCTHLAESPEEREFIARARGPQRDLLESLGLWNDAVAAEIGRGLSPIEYLSPVLESARRQWTPFTVVHCNDVTDADLDILARTGTRVVYCPRASDYFGAPARLGPHRYRDMLARGIPVALGTDSIINLPAHTADPQSGSISILDEMRYIHRRDATEPATLLTMATLHGASALDASPTDFLLTPGSTPLGIIAVDVSRPQSTSNADDPLSWVLSADSCPNWLWTRKNTV, from the coding sequence ATGAATCCCCCCGCGTCGCGAGAGCACGCCCAACCCCTGATCATCATCGCCCGTGCCGCCGCCGATGCGCGCGGGCACTGGTCCCATCGCACCGGTCCCATCGCGCTCCTCCTCGACCATACCCGAGGCAGAGTCCTGAGCATCACCCCCGCCTCCGAACTCCCCCCGGAACTCTGTCGCAGTAACATCCCGACTATCGAACGCAGCGACGCCGTTCTCCTTCCCGGCCTCGTGAACGCTCACACCCACCTCGATCTGACGGACATCGGCCCGCGCCCCCATGATCCGGCCAACGGCTTCATGCCCTGGATCGACATGGTCCGGCGCGAACGACCCACGGACGATGCCGCCATCGCCGCCGCAGTCCGTCGCGGCATCTCCCTCTCCCTCGCCGGCGGAACCGCGGCAGTGGGGGACATCGCCGGTGCGCCACGCGCCACGCCCTCCACAATCCCCTTCCAAACCCTCGCCGAATCGTCAATCGCGTCCGTCTCCTATATCGAGTTCTTCGCGATCGGCAATGGGCTTCAACGCGGCATGGAGGCAATGACCAATACCGCGCTACCCGCCCTCGGACGCTCTGTCGCTGCGCGGTACGAACGCGGCGAAGCCGCCGTGTCGGCCCGCTTCGGGCTCCAACCCCACGCGCCGAACACCGTCGCCCTCGCTGGGTATCAGCACGCACTCGAAATGGCCGGGCCCCCACGCAACTTCCCTGTCTGCACGCACCTTGCAGAGTCACCCGAAGAGCGTGAGTTCATCGCCCGAGCCCGCGGCCCGCAACGCGACCTCCTCGAATCGCTCGGCCTCTGGAACGACGCCGTCGCCGCCGAGATAGGCCGAGGCCTCTCACCCATCGAGTACCTCTCACCGGTCCTCGAATCGGCGCGCCGCCAGTGGACCCCCTTCACCGTCGTCCACTGCAACGACGTCACCGATGCCGACCTCGACATCCTCGCCCGCACTGGCACGCGCGTTGTCTACTGCCCGCGGGCTTCTGACTACTTCGGGGCTCCCGCCCGTCTCGGACCTCACCGCTATCGCGACATGCTCGCCCGCGGCATTCCGGTCGCGCTCGGCACAGATTCCATCATCAATCTCCCGGCCCACACCGCGGACCCCCAATCCGGATCGATTTCCATCCTCGACGAGATGCGCTACATCCACAGACGCGACGCGACCGAACCCGCAACACTCCTCACCATGGCCACTCTCCACGGCGCATCCGCCCTGGACGCATCTCCCACCGACTTCCTCCTGACCCCCGGCTCGACGCCGCTCGGCATCATCGCTGTCGATGTATCCAGGCCACAATCCACGTCGAATGCCGATGATCCCCTGTCGTGGGTCCTCTCTGCCGATTCATGCCCAAATTGGCTTTGGACAAGAAAAAATACGGTCTGA
- a CDS encoding OmpA family protein, with translation MTNRRNRIYALALVSLAGAGLSGCVSQQAYDELRQTNVSLENRNAELARRASELEATNRMLTNERQSLDAALAALRAANGDLAALTKQQQDELNRFGSRLQGLSGIALDPTTDAALQALVAQYPNLMSYDPALGMIRFNADLTFDSGSDVVKDSARQALDAFARVLNSSSALNYEAEILGHTDSQRISASTASRHPTNMHLSAHRAISVRAVLGSMGVPADRLKVSGWGEFRPAVPNAANGNTPANRRVEIYLRNSTAGISSSASPSGGSASPDRDPVPTRQLDPTK, from the coding sequence ATGACGAATCGACGCAATCGGATCTACGCACTTGCTCTGGTCTCGCTCGCGGGCGCCGGCCTTTCAGGGTGCGTCAGCCAGCAGGCGTATGACGAGCTTCGCCAGACGAATGTCTCGCTCGAGAACAGGAACGCGGAGTTGGCGCGTCGGGCGAGCGAGCTCGAGGCCACGAACCGGATGCTGACGAACGAGCGTCAGAGTCTGGATGCGGCGCTTGCGGCGTTGCGTGCGGCGAACGGCGACCTTGCGGCTTTGACGAAGCAGCAGCAGGACGAGTTGAACCGGTTCGGCAGCCGCCTGCAGGGTTTGAGCGGGATCGCGCTCGACCCGACGACGGACGCGGCGTTGCAGGCGCTGGTGGCGCAGTACCCGAACCTGATGTCGTACGACCCTGCCCTTGGCATGATCCGGTTCAACGCGGACCTGACGTTTGATTCGGGTTCGGACGTTGTGAAGGACAGCGCGCGGCAGGCCCTGGATGCGTTCGCCCGGGTGTTGAATTCGAGCTCTGCTCTGAATTACGAGGCGGAGATCCTCGGGCACACGGATTCGCAGCGGATCAGCGCATCGACGGCATCTCGTCACCCGACGAACATGCACCTTTCCGCGCATCGGGCGATTTCGGTGCGTGCGGTGCTCGGGAGCATGGGCGTGCCGGCGGATCGCCTGAAGGTTTCCGGCTGGGGCGAGTTCCGTCCTGCGGTACCGAATGCCGCGAACGGCAACACCCCTGCGAACCGGCGCGTGGAGATTTATCTGCGGAACAGCACGGCGGGGATCAGCTCGTCGGCTTCGCCTTCCGGCGGGAGCGCGTCGCCTGATCGCGACCCGGTTCCGACGCGCCAGTTGGATCCGACCAAGTGA
- a CDS encoding cytochrome C oxidase subunit IV family protein, translating into MSYGHAPHAERSDGLAFDPTDPHGATHHEHVIIPKRTLMNVLLALLFFTVLTVGLSRAEVWAADYFKVEIPQWVNVAVAMSIATIKGLLVLLFFMQLKYDNKLNAIIFANCLFAVGLFLFFSMIDLGSRGVVYDWKKGEIAVGGTGGVSRGSGDAKETVTGGVVKFAKEKYLAEWGPEKYERIKASVKHKHDHHADASTPNASRTVKGHTGALSTSAPAKGDHHGHDKPGGH; encoded by the coding sequence ATGTCTTACGGACACGCACCCCACGCCGAACGCTCCGACGGACTCGCCTTCGATCCCACGGATCCCCACGGCGCAACCCATCACGAGCACGTCATCATCCCCAAGCGCACGCTCATGAACGTGCTGCTCGCCCTGCTCTTCTTCACCGTTCTCACGGTCGGGCTCTCCCGCGCCGAGGTCTGGGCCGCAGACTACTTCAAGGTCGAGATTCCTCAGTGGGTCAACGTCGCCGTCGCCATGAGCATCGCAACGATCAAGGGGCTCCTCGTCCTCCTCTTCTTCATGCAGCTCAAGTACGACAACAAACTCAACGCCATCATCTTCGCGAACTGCCTCTTCGCCGTCGGCCTCTTTCTCTTCTTCTCCATGATCGATCTTGGCAGTCGCGGCGTCGTCTACGATTGGAAAAAGGGTGAGATCGCCGTCGGCGGCACCGGAGGCGTCAGCCGAGGCAGCGGCGACGCGAAAGAGACCGTCACCGGCGGCGTCGTGAAGTTCGCCAAAGAGAAGTACCTCGCCGAGTGGGGCCCCGAGAAGTACGAGCGCATCAAGGCCTCGGTCAAGCACAAGCACGACCACCACGCCGATGCCAGCACCCCGAACGCAAGTCGCACCGTAAAGGGTCACACCGGTGCGCTCTCGACCTCCGCTCCCGCAAAGGGCGACCACCACGGTCACGACAAGCCAGGCGGCCACTGA